One Plasmodium gaboni strain SY75 chromosome 1, whole genome shotgun sequence DNA segment encodes these proteins:
- a CDS encoding putative membrane protein (conserved Plasmodium membrane protein, unknown function) has translation MRINICLHNFFFLFFFCFFFLFFFLNTTECFQQEEKLKKLKKLLNKKIKFDINEKHKNGYKSTRYSFIYIHELTLTDYVDYVLNKSADYDCVLFYINVESNNNISKLDRKTLILLEIFNEVARQIIFNNFVLYNEYEDVLLNKEIKNQDIETVHINNTKDDNNMYETKDANDKYGKNNVSLLKPLFFFYINFNKSHMNPIKHVHMIYNLPEFVYINNNTFSNVDYQLIIDSKYMLEYYIKAIKKIDYNHTEINNKMIETYFKEFIYLHNKDNMNKIQEKNQKEKEKEKIFITLLIIFLFLFLYIFVLILQKYNFLIFLCSYLLYFICLSGLFHCLINKSELYNTSKNLDSFFHKYIYRSTNSQYICEGFIFSFLILFITLLFFILLKFSSNIKEDTFLLLHKSKKINILSLCILCVIFMSLKFIHDINLYKIYFSTYYFFPPLKFFRK, from the coding sequence ATgagaataaatatatgcttacataattttttttttttgttttttttttgttttttttttttgtttttttttttaaatacaaCTGAATGTTTCCAACAAGAGGAAaagttaaaaaaattgaagaaattattaaataagaAGATTAAATTTgatattaatgaaaaacataaaaatgGTTATAAAAGCACAAgatattcatttatatatatccatgAATTAACTTTGACTGATTATGTAGATTATGTGTTAAATAAATCAGCAGATTATGATTgtgttttattttatataaatgtagaaagtaataataatatttccAAGTTGGATAGAAAAACtcttattttattagaaatatttaaCGAAGTAGCACGACAAatcatatttaataattttgttttatataatgaatatgaagatgtattattaaataaagaaataaaaaaccAAGATATAGAAACagtacatataaataatacaaaggatgataataatatgtatgaAACTAAAGATGCTAATGataaatatggaaaaaataatgtttcattattaaagcctcttttctttttttatataaattttaataaatcaCATATGAATCCTATAAAACATGTacatatgatatataatttgccagaatttgtttatataaataataatactttTTCTAATGTAGATTACCAATTAATTATAGATAGCAAATATATGTTAGagtattatataaaagctataaaaaaaattgattATAACCATACAGagataaataataaaatgattgaaacatattttaaagaatttatatatttacacaATAAAGacaatatgaataaaattCAAGAAAAGAAtcaaaaagaaaaggaaaaggaaaaaatatttataacattattaattatttttctatttctatttttatacatatttgtattaatattacagaaatataatttcctaatttttttatgttcttatttattatacTTTATTTGTTTAAGTGGATTATTTCATTGCttaattaataaatcagaattatataatacaagTAAAAATTTAGATTCTTTTTTccataaatatatatatcgTTCAACTAATTcacaatatatatgtgaaggatttatattttcattcCTCATTCTGTTTATCACattattgttttttatattattaaaattttcaagtaatataaaagaggatacatttctattattacataaaagtaaaaaaataaatatacttTCTTTGTGTATTTTATGTGTCATATTTATGTCTTTAAAATTCATACACGAcattaatttatataaaatttatttctccacttattattttttcccTCCCCTCAAATTTTTTAGAAAgtga
- a CDS encoding putative double-strand break repair protein MRE11, with translation MKSTHNNLNDEEKLMNHNEKSNKNFNGELLSGYIKNTSNDMNRGDVYPSNDKNTRIVSIKNVYNNMYKTSDSLFCKQENEEDQMENRIIRNDRRDIENKGNIYINNNNINDGVIINENKSYDNRSSILNDNNNNNNNNHHHNNNHNNNNNNNSNCTYSVHNINLNEEKNEKIYYSNNKEGIQKSNEKNVSSKKEEKCYTNNFSHTDSKNSVVRNNVTDPFKKMSNNSTIKENKNYITNSIVEERNREHRYNIINEQEHVKLFKNMNLEEIKNILSNNDPSTLKILLCTDNHLGYKENNSIQKKDSFNSFEEILFIAKKLNVDMILNSGDLFHKNKVSEYTLFKSMYIIRKYCHINENDKEIQKNDTVSNNVNCNDINNDDKSVKKGNEELDQLDQLDQLDQLEEEEEEVCNMYNVQVKEIKNYKYEYYKNDHTVDRNNNVVNTNNNFDDTISRLSSIPIVKNNNGDLYKDGTNNINNIKSLQKKNEMNNCDHSGDLNIEQNDDSNTNFYEKEEDYDDDNIILNMLKKNKGKTMKTNKKKRQINNIFDSDNDDIMINQHHHHHNNDADDLDNVDDLDNVDDNYSDEIQFEEEQIKYYNELKENNKEFFNKLKICSVNEKFKKLIPFYTIHGNHDYPYSYEYISPLDILNISNLINYIGKNNLNNIIVKPILLNKYKSKISIYPIGWLKDERLYRSFENNEVKFILPSDYKNRINILVLHQNRYIRSAYGNNTKNFIKESFIPKFIDLVIWGHEHFSKPFLEESIFNSFYNLQLGSSVRTSICPNEYGDKFIGLLEIKNQRFRFIKINLETVRPFEMKEIKLADYELNFNLESVLKEFLHEQTHAILDKIKNNFLEEIKKYYLFKILFHTKNKLQTYTTNKECQDEYNNVDLFTKKINEYLNDANDANQYKSLISISKEDVNNFYNNLKNEDFYSSTFIYFAFSDTYDTFDLLKIKKDVYEKPLLKIKVEYDDVNIINTQLFGSLFINIIANPSEFLSFYRKKIRQKDIYNDNNNNKSNNNNNNNNIGKKNNNDDTYNDNNNFNNNNNNRSDEDGDKDLHNMEYINEYNKVFDILFDYCDIKNKLSILNEYVIMDTIQNFILNTNSSFNSNTNVTSDFTSINSMVDKCFKNKVESIEKKLGDMSAENITDAYLTDILTKINNSS, from the coding sequence ATGAAAAGTACACATAACAATTTGaatgatgaagaaaaacTTATGAATCATAATGAGAAgagtaataaaaattttaatgGAGAATTATTAAGtggatatataaaaaatacaagTAATGATATGAACAGAGGTGATGTATATCCTTCTAATGATAAAAACACAAGGATAGTGtcaataaaaaatgtatataataatatgtataaaacTAGTGATAGCTTATTTTGTAAGcaagaaaatgaagaagatcAAATGGAAAATCGCATAATAAGAAATGATAGAAGagatatagaaaataaaggtaatatatatataaataataataatattaatgatggtgttataataaatgaaaataaatcTTATGATAATCGTTCATCCATCTTAAATgacaacaacaataataataataataatcatcatcataataataatcataataataataataataataattccAATTGCACATATAGTGTgcataatataaatttaaatgaagaaaaaaatgaaaaaatatattattccAATAATAAGGAGGGCATCCAAAAGAGTAACGAAAAAAATGTATCAtcaaaaaaagaagaaaaatgttatacaaataatttttctcATACAGATTCAAAAAATTCCGTTGTAAGAAATAATGTAACGGATCcgtttaaaaaaatgtcGAATAATTCAActattaaagaaaataagaACTATATCACTAATTCAATTGTAGAAGAAAGAAATAGAGAACATcgatataatataataaatgaacaAGAACATGtgaaattatttaaaaatatgaatttagaagaaataaaaaatattcttaGTAATAATGACCCTAGTactttaaaaatattattatgtacCGATAATCATTTAGgatataaagaaaataattctatacaaaaaaaagatagctttaattcttttgaagaaattttatttatagccaaaaaattaaatgttGATATGATATTAAACAGTGGGGATCtatttcataaaaataaagttTCTGAATATACATTGTTTAAATCGatgtatattataagaaaatattgtcacataaatgaaaatgataaagaaatacaaaaaaatgacACTGTAAGTAATAATGTAAATTgtaatgatataaataatgatgataaatCTGTCAAAAAAGGAAATGAAGAATTAGACCAATTAGACCAATTAGACCAATTAGACCAATtagaagaagaagaagaagaagtTTGTAATATGTATAATGTGCAAGTcaaagaaataaaaaattataaatatgaatattataaaaatgatcATACTGTTgatagaaataataatgtgGTAAACACAAATAATAACTTTGATGATACAATTAGTCGTTTGAGTTCCATACCTATTGtcaaaaataataatggtgatttatataaagatggcacaaataatatcaataacataaaatcattacaaaaaaagaatgaaATGAATAATTGTGATCATTCTGGTGATTTAAATATTGAACAGAATGATGATAGTAATACAAATTTCtatgaaaaagaagaagattatgatgatgataatataattttaaatatgcTAAAGAAGAATAAAGGGAAAACAATgaaaacaaataaaaaaaaaagacaaattaataatatatttgatagtgataatgatgatataatGATTAATCAACACCATCACCatcataataatgatgCAGATGATTTAGATAATGTAGATGATTTAGATAATGTAGATGATAATTATAGTGATGAAATACAATTTGAAGaagaacaaataaaatattacaacgaattaaaagaaaataataaagaattttttaataaacTAAAAATCTGTTCAGTAAACGAAAAGTTTAAAAAGCTAATACCATTTTATACAATTCATGGTAATCATGATTATCCATATAgttatgaatatatatcaccattagatatattaaatatatctaatttaataaattatataggtaaaaataatttaaataatattattgtgAAACctattcttttaaataaatataaaagtaaaatatCTATCTATCCAATCGGTTGGTTAAAAGATGAACGATTATATAGATcttttgaaaataatgaagtgaaatttattttaccttcagattataaaaatagaataaatattttagTATTACATCaaaatagatatattagAAGTGCATATGgaaataatacaaaaaattttataaaagaatcTTTTATACCTAAATTTATTGATCTAGTTATTTGGGGACATGAACATTTTTCTAAGCCTTTTTTAGAAGAAAgtatttttaattctttttataatttacaACTAGGATCATCAGTTAGAACATCTATATGTCCAAATGAATATGGAGATAAATTTATTGGTTTattagaaataaaaaatcaaaGATTTAGattcataaaaattaatttagAAACAGTAAGACCTTTTGAAATGAAAGAAATCAAACTTGCTGATTATgaattaaattttaatttagAATCTGTTCTAAAAGAATTTTTACATGAACAAACGCATGCAATTttagataaaataaaaaataattttttggaggaaattaaaaaatattatctattcaaaatattatttcatactaaaaataaattacaaacatatacaacaaataaagaatgtcaagatgaatataataatgtagatctatttacaaaaaaaatcaatgaatatttaaatgatgCAAATGACGCAAATCAATATAAATCCCTTATTTCTATATCTAAAGAAGatgtaaataatttttataataatttaaaaaatgaagattTCTATTCAAgtacatttatatattttgcTTTTTCTGATACATATGACACATTcgatttattaaaaataaaaaaagatgtatatgaaaaaccattattaaaaattaaagtAGAATATGATGATGTCAATATAATTAACACGCAATTATTTGGTTctctttttataaacatCATAGCTAATCCATCAGaatttttatctttttataggaaaaaaataagacaaaaggatatatataatgataataataataataaaagtaataacaataataataataataatattgggaagaaaaacaataacgatgatacatataatgataataataattttaataataataataataataggTCTGACGAAGACGGAGATAAAGATTTACATAATatggaatatataaatgaatataataaagtattcgatatattatttgattattgtgatataaaaaataaattatcaatattaaatgaatatgtTATTATGGATACAAtacaaaattttatattaaatacaAATTCATCCTTTAATTCGAATACAAATGTAACTTCTGATTTTACATCTATTAATTCAATGGTAGataaatgttttaaaaataaagtaGAATCTATTGAAAAGAAGCTCGGAGACATGTCTGCTGAAAATATAACGGATGCATATCTGACAGatatattaacaaaaaTTAACAACAGctcataa
- a CDS encoding hypothetical protein (conserved Plasmodium protein, unknown function) has protein sequence MLFLFLFFFIIHLSYSININGKNNLFINTSCDNNKKKKKWHSQNIKRDVMQISNVNQSRNVMNMRDAKPPQSSNNKINVNPPQSSNNKINVNPQQSSNNIKNVNPQQSSNNKINVNPPQSSNNKINVNPPQSSNNKINVNPQQSSNMRNIKKSEYFYESINKKEGEIYPKKYNFQRKNNVIYKQIPEFTYPYKKYNIDDIYYGRILSINSKKIKLDILCDRKAYLNTSEYFNNYMMNKYIYNILNINNIIKVQIKNIEKIHQKIHVDIKKYTYEEFLSSFKNNNIYINSKVIHIKQNYALLYLAPKIIGKLMYDKNEDMRNLHVGNDVHVKIDYFDKIKNELYLIR, from the coding sequence atgctttttttgtttttgtttttttttattatacatttatCGTATtcaattaatataaatggaaaaaataatttattcataaataCCTCTTGcgataataataaaaaaaaaaaaaaatggcacagtcaaaatattaaaaggGACGTCATGCAAATATCGAATGTTAACCAATCAAGGAATGTTATGAACATGAGAGATGCGAAGCCACCACAAAGTAGTAAcaacaaaataaatgttAATCCACCACAAAGTAGTAAcaacaaaataaatgttAATCCACAACAAAGTAGTAACaacataaaaaatgttaatCCACAACAAAGTAGTAAcaacaaaataaatgttAATCCACCACAAAGTAGTAAcaacaaaataaatgttAATCCACCACAAAGTAGTAAcaacaaaataaatgttAATCCACAACAAAGTAGTAACATgagaaatattaaaaaatcagaatatttttatgaatctataaataaaaaagaaggaGAGATATAtccaaaaaaatataatttcCAAAGAAAGAACAAcgtaatatataaacagATCCCTGAGTTTACATATccttataaaaaatacaacattgatgatatatattatggTAGGATCTTAAGTATTAatagtaaaaaaataaaactaGATATTTTATGTGATAGGAAGGCTTATTTAAATACGTCcgaatattttaataattatatgatgaataaatatatttataatattttaaatattaataatataataaaagtacaaataaaaaatatagaaaaaatacatcaaaaaatacatgtagatattaaaaaatatacatatgaaGAATTCTTGtcatcttttaaaaataacaatatatatataaactcTAAAgttattcatataaaacAAAACTATGCTTTGTTATATCTAGCTCCTAAAATTATTGGTAAATTAATgtatgataaaaatgagGACATGCGAAATTTGCATGTTGGAAATGATGTACATGTAAAAATTGATTACTTcgataaaataaaaaatgagTTATACCTAAtaagataa
- a CDS encoding putative proteasome subunit beta type-3, giving the protein MGSIYNYNGGCVLGMSGSKCVAIACDLRLGANTFTTISTKFSKIFKMNNNVYVGLSGLATDIQTLYEILRYRVNLYEIRQEAEMDVECFANMLSSILYSNRFSPYFVNPIVVGFKLKHYIDEEGEKKVNYEPYLTAYDLIGAKCETNDFVVNGVTSEQLFGMCESLYVKDQDENGLFETISQCLLSALDRDCISGWGAEVLVLTPEKIIKKKLKARMD; this is encoded by the exons atg ggttctatatataattataatggAGGCTGTGTTTTAGGTATGAGCGGATCGAAATGTGTTGCCATAGCATGTGATTTGAGATTAGGAGCTAATACATTTACAACAATTAGCACAAAATTTAGTAAAATTTTCAAGatgaataataatgtatatgTAGGATTAAGTGGATTAGCTACAGACATACAAAcattatatgaaatattaagATATCGTgttaatttatatgaaattaGGCAAGAAGCAGAAATGGATGTTGAATGTTTTGCAAATATGTTATCAAgcatattatattctaaTAGATTTTCTCCTTATTTTGTTAATCCTATAGTTGTTGGATTTAAACTTAAACATTATATAGATGAAGAAGGAGAAAAGAAAGTGAACTATGAACCTTATCTCACAGCATATGATTTAATTGGAGCCAAATGTGAAACCAATGATTTTGTTGTGAATGGGGTGACATCTGAACAACTTTTTGGAATGTGTGAATCGTTATATGTCAAGGATCAG gATGAAAATGGACTTTTTGAAACAATCTCCCAGTGTTTGTTGAGTGCTTTAGATAGAGACTGTATCTCAGGATGGGGAGCCGAAGTTTTAGTTTT AACTCctgaaaaaattatcaaGAAAAAGCTTAAAGCAAGAATGGATTAA
- a CDS encoding hypothetical protein (conserved Plasmodium protein, unknown function), with protein sequence MKSPYFRKYSERILSLLCNNKKCGTHTHIRSYKKMFSTLNNVVSNEEENKNIQDAHATDSNNEIIIEKYKNLIRNTKLIKDIKEKKNNFQPNGQINQTNSFPSPKKKEKIKSKTIINDIININDTNLDSSQNNLNKSQNDSCNNLMSSKDEKYVILKKQITKEFIHQVFLPHVESQIIYHLKTYTPDQIVNIFQVYSYLYYYDKKKEMIDQLLEYLEYRLDCFSVHNVLLILEPLYILNQTNNIYIYRLIINYLYKIEDKLNIYNYIGISRVFTKILIDLYFKEQEEKQKGHNLLSIKFILKYFKEQKFKKKITPNERSIPHIEYITNFMLQVIDKIEKQLDLLSAIELTDLLSVMSNYSYKNNYSKYYIPLEYKNNTTMQQNNELSLDISNECIHVIHQNNKKLYIYNLSTDNSYLFKENIIAFLIVNRIIQKYTELTTLHKITNMHNLIKLSIYDDQYIKLIENDINNYHYINNIHHKYLSLLTWCLFKYNILYKYINKLKPILQQNIYNFNAKGFARLSHAIYEHKDILYQIANNLIKNINQMNINEFLCFFYSLVLHDLLPYQILNQKNNKDMMNSVHVNHNTKDIHTTGNDNIINILNKNISNLNKRDILHKCLQYIEKNKRDMNKEQMVKIVQLLKKKKQQRYLYILDMLPDEWKGMLHLIN encoded by the coding sequence ATGAAGTCACCCTATTTTAGAAAGTACTCCGAAAGGATTCTTTCTCTTTTATGTAACAACAAAAAATGCGGGACTCATACACATATACGATCttacaaaaaaatgtttaGCACCTTAAATAATGTCGTATCTAATGAggaagaaaataaaaatattcaagATGCACACGCAACAGATTCTAACaatgaaattattattgaaaaatataaaaatttgaTAAGAAATACAAAACTCATCAAAGacataaaagaaaaaaaaaataattttcaaCCAAATGGACAAATAAATCAAACTAATTCTTTTCCCTccccaaaaaaaaaggaaaaaataaaaagtaaaaccatcataaatgatataataaatattaatgacACCAATTTAGATAGTTcacaaaataatttaaataaatcaCAAAATGACTCATGTAACAATTTAATGTCTTCTaaagatgaaaaatatgttattctgaaaaaacaaattacAAAAGAATTTATTCATCAAGTATTTTTGCCACATGTGGAATCgcaaataatatatcatctAAAAACATACACTCCTGATCAAATAGTAAACATTTTTCAAGTATATTCATACttgtattattatgataaaaaaaaagaaatgatAGATCAATTATTAGAATATTTAGAATATAGATTAGATTGTTTTAGTGTCCACaatgtattattaatattagaacctttgtatatattgaatcaaactaataatatatatatatataggttaataataaattatctttataaaattgaagataaattaaatatatataattatatagGAATATCCAGAGTCTTTacaaaaattttaatagATCTTTACTTTAAAGAACAAgaagaaaaacaaaagggtcataatttattgtctataaaatttatattaaaatattttaaagaacaaaaattcaaaaaaaaaattacacCAAACGAAAGAAGTATTCCACatatagaatatattacaaattTTATGTTACAAGTTATAGATAAAATAGAAAAGCAATTAGATTTATTATCAGCAATTGAATTAACAGACTTGTTAAGTGTCATGTCgaattattcatataaaaataattattccaaatattatattccattagaatataaaaacaatacAACTATGCAACAGAATAATGAATTATCGTTGGATATATCAAATGAATGTATTCATGTAATACATcaaaacaataaaaaattatatatatataatttatcaACAGATAATTCATATCTATTcaaagaaaatattatagCTTTTCTTATTGTTAATAgaataatacaaaaatatacaGAATTAACTACTCTACATAAAATTACAAATATGCATAACTTAATTAAGCTGTCTATATATGATGATCAATATATCAAATTAAtagaaaatgatataaataattatcattatataaataatatacatcataaatatttatccTTATTAACATGGTGTCtattcaaatataatattttatataaatatataaacaaattaaaaCCAATACTTcaacaaaatatttacaatTTTAATGCTAAAGGATTTGCAAGACTATCTCATGCAATTTATGAACATAAagatattttatatcaaatagcaaataatttgataaaaaatattaaccAAATGAATATTAATGAATTTCTATGCTTTTTCTATTCTCTAGTTTTACATGATTTATTACCATATCAAATACTAAATcaaaagaataataaagaCATGATGAATTCTGTACATGTAAATCATAATACCAAGGACATACACACAACAGGcaatgataatataataaatatattaaacaaaaatattagcaatttaaataaaagggatatattacataaatGCTTACAATATATTGAGAAAAACAAAAGGGATATGAACAAAGAACAAATGGTAAAAATAGTACaacttttaaaaaaaaaaaaacaacaaaggtatttatatatattggACATGTTACCAGATGAGTGGAAAGGTATGCTTCACTTGATAAATTGA